A DNA window from Agarivorans sp. TSD2052 contains the following coding sequences:
- a CDS encoding response regulator, with product MPLPILICDDSNLARKQMARSLPPGWDVEISFAENGQEGLALIREGKGDVVFLDLNMPVMDGYEVLEQVQSNDLPALVIVVSGDIQPEAHARVKQLGALDFIKKPTNKAKIGEILVAYGIVESQQLLELENDLAALDKMPAPVNDTLSPKIVDYRDHYQEIANVAMGRAADLLARLLDTFIVLPIPNVNILETSELHMALSSVEENEQMSAVCQGFIGSGIAGEALLLFHDSSFSDMSKLMNYQGELDDNGQLEVLMDIANILIGACLKGVSDQLDLSFSQGHPVVLGQHCNIGDLINNNTHRWQKTLAIEINYTIEKHNIQCDLLLLITEDSLPTLNNKISYLFEHHEPTPK from the coding sequence ATGCCCTTACCGATTCTAATATGCGATGACTCTAATCTCGCAAGAAAACAAATGGCACGAAGCCTCCCTCCGGGATGGGACGTGGAGATAAGCTTTGCTGAGAATGGTCAGGAAGGTCTAGCTTTGATCCGAGAAGGCAAAGGGGATGTGGTTTTTCTTGATTTAAACATGCCCGTTATGGACGGCTACGAGGTACTTGAACAAGTACAAAGTAACGACCTTCCGGCACTTGTCATTGTCGTGTCTGGTGATATCCAACCTGAAGCTCACGCGCGAGTTAAACAACTGGGCGCTTTAGATTTTATTAAAAAGCCAACCAATAAAGCAAAAATCGGCGAAATTTTGGTTGCTTATGGCATCGTAGAGTCACAGCAATTACTCGAACTCGAGAATGATTTAGCCGCTCTCGATAAAATGCCTGCACCAGTCAACGATACGCTTAGCCCTAAAATTGTCGATTATCGAGACCATTATCAAGAAATCGCTAACGTTGCTATGGGTAGAGCGGCAGATTTACTGGCGCGTTTACTAGATACGTTTATCGTGTTGCCCATCCCTAATGTAAATATCCTTGAAACCAGTGAATTACATATGGCTCTGAGTTCAGTCGAAGAAAACGAACAAATGTCTGCGGTTTGCCAAGGTTTTATCGGTTCAGGGATCGCCGGCGAAGCCCTATTACTTTTCCATGACTCTAGCTTTAGCGATATGTCTAAGCTAATGAACTATCAAGGTGAACTGGACGATAACGGTCAGTTAGAAGTATTAATGGATATTGCCAATATTCTGATAGGGGCTTGTTTGAAGGGCGTCTCTGACCAACTTGATCTTTCATTCTCTCAAGGGCATCCCGTTGTTTTAGGGCAACACTGTAACATTGGCGACTTAATCAATAATAATACCCATCGTTGGCAGAAAACCTTAGCAATTGAAATCAACTACACTATCGAAAAGCACAATATTCAATGTGATTTATTGCTGTTGATTACCGAAGATTCTTTGCCAACACTTAATAATAAAATTTCTTACTTATTTGAGCATCATGAGCCAACACCAAAATGA
- a CDS encoding GGDEF domain-containing protein, with the protein MSQHQNEMNEFHWMLDMIQTIDVGLVVLDKNYQVQVWNNFMEAHSGLRPDQAQGKGLFTLFPNLPEDWLRHKIDSVFFLKNRAFTTWEQRPHVFPFKNYRPITGTVDFMYQNITIIPLTSLTGIVTHISLIIYDVTDNAVNKLEAIKVNEELKVLSRTDKLTQLYNRGYWQDRLEQEFNRSVRNTRASSLVMFDIDHFKKVNDTYGHPAGDVIISLVGDTLRKVMRKTDIAGRYGGEEFGVILTDTDSQHASIFCERLRVSIEQLKPVIDGVEIPFTISLGSAELNEQTASAKEWLAKTDQALYKSKHNGRNQTSLYQP; encoded by the coding sequence ATGAGCCAACACCAAAATGAAATGAATGAGTTCCACTGGATGCTAGACATGATACAAACTATCGATGTCGGCTTAGTGGTGCTAGATAAAAACTATCAGGTTCAAGTTTGGAACAATTTCATGGAAGCGCATAGCGGCTTGCGACCTGACCAAGCTCAAGGTAAAGGCTTGTTTACCTTATTCCCCAACTTACCTGAAGACTGGCTGAGACATAAGATTGATTCGGTTTTTTTCTTAAAGAATCGAGCCTTTACTACTTGGGAGCAACGCCCCCATGTATTCCCATTTAAAAACTACCGCCCTATTACAGGCACGGTAGATTTTATGTATCAAAATATCACTATTATACCGCTTACCTCATTAACCGGTATTGTCACTCATATTAGTTTAATCATTTATGATGTTACCGATAACGCGGTTAACAAACTCGAAGCGATAAAAGTCAACGAAGAGCTAAAAGTTCTGAGCCGCACCGACAAGCTAACTCAGCTTTATAACCGAGGCTACTGGCAAGATCGGTTAGAGCAAGAATTTAATCGCTCGGTACGTAATACCAGAGCAAGCTCTTTAGTGATGTTCGATATTGACCACTTTAAAAAAGTCAATGATACCTATGGCCACCCTGCCGGAGATGTCATTATTTCTTTAGTGGGCGATACCTTACGCAAGGTGATGCGTAAAACTGACATCGCTGGACGCTACGGCGGTGAGGAGTTCGGGGTTATTCTCACAGATACAGATTCTCAACATGCCAGCATATTTTGCGAGCGCTTGCGAGTCAGTATTGAGCAACTTAAACCGGTAATCGACGGTGTTGAAATCCCCTTCACTATTAGTTTAGGCAGCGCAGAACTAAACGAGCAAACGGCCAGTGCCAAAGAGTGGTTAGCTAAAACAGATCAAGCGCTATATAAAAGTAAGCATAATGGACGTAATCAAACCAGTTTATACCAACCCTAA